The genomic window TAGTTTTAACAGTAATCTGAGGAAAGGTTTATTTGGAGTGGTGCGTTTCaaagcccaccccccccccccaactcacaCTAGAGTTACATGAGGTCAGGAAGGCGGAGGGGCAGAAGTTTAATAAAGATTAAAATGTCATGCCAAATGGCACTAAATTGCAGAGTAAGGAGTTGAAATCCACTTGACTGCATGGCATTCTGTCAGTCGACCCCTTTAACCCTGTCACAttgaacccccacccccccccaaccgaGGGCGGTTCATGAAATGTTTGAGGTCCGAGCCGAGGTCAAGATTAATCTGTCTTTTGTCTGAGGCTGTTAATCCTCATGCCTAAATAAATCTGATGTGCCTTTTCTTTACCCCGGCCGGGTTCACCATCACTTCACCCCGCCCTTGTTCATTTGACTGTTTTATTCATTGATTCATAGCCTTGTGCTACTCAAGGCAAGGCCATTTGCCATTGGGTTAAATATAATTAGCtagatgtgttttattttggttcTCCTATAGAGTTTGTTCTAATTGCTACAGCAATCGCTTGTTCTAATTGCCccagcatgtgtgcgtgcgtgcgtgcgtgtgtctgagtgtgtgtgcgataCCATTGCGTTGGCACAAATCCATTGTGAAAATGTGACTCCCATCCCCCTACTTGTTGATCACTCTTTCACCTAGCACTCCTTACGAGCTCGTACTCCTACACATGTCTGACCAGCCGCTGAGACTGGGAGTACACGCTGTTGAATACTTTGCCCAACGGTCCACCATGGATGCCTTCTTCATTAAAGCGGGGTTCAGCTATGTACCGCAGCCAATCGTGACCTGGCTTTGTGAACGCGCTTCTGTTAGGCGCCGGCGGGAAACGCAACATTTTTGCGGACATGGTTGGCGTGTCGGCTTTAGCCACAAGCTAACGTATACCACTCAAATGCATTACAAAATTATTAAATCATGAAAAGTATCGAGTTGAATCAACGACGATGACAAAGGGCCATTTTTACTGCATATGAATCCTTACAAACAAAAGGTACATTTTAGAATGGTTAAGTGCTTGAGTAcgtacaaaaaacaaacattgagGTAATTACAAGGGCCGAACATTCAGCAGCAATAACCACAGACATTCTTGACTGCTGTGGTGATTGTGGGGAGTCGgcagttggtggaggtggtggtgtcggtCCATAATCTGGTGTTTTTCTCCTTCCAGACTCAGATGTAACCCTAAGGGGGGGTTGAatgaggaggggcggggggttgCTCCTGCAGTCTccttttttctcctcctccaacctccTCTGATGCTCCTGTCcaagcaccacctcctcctcctccagcacctcctcctcctcctcctcctctcggtcTTCACTCGCATGCTGCTGTGGTCTCCTCCTGTGTCTGCTTTGtccttctcgtgtgtgtgtgtgtgtgtgtgtgtgtgtgtgtgtgtgtgtgtgtgtgtgtgtgtgtgtgtgtgtgtgtgtgtgtgtgtgtgtgtgtgtgtgtgtgtgtgtgtgtgtgtgtgtgtgtgtgtttttgtggtttATTTTGAGGCTTCTACCATTGTGTGGTGTTTACTGTCAGCGCCCCatgctgttttttattttcgATTTTTTGTCTAACTGATTTTCAACTGCTTTTCTGCAACTGCTTTTCCTCGATGTATTTTGCTTGCTTATAATTCTGTAAAAGATCTTCGACATTTCTCACTCTGGTGGACTGTTGCCTTTTTTGGATCAACATGGAACAACAATAGAATAGCTTCTTTTGTTTTTGCGCTTTCTTACATCCAAGGGAACATTGTGCATTTGaccatttttcttttcatttgttCTTTCTAaagttgtgtgcgtgtttcagaAATAAGTTTAAGTCATGGTAATAACCTCCCATCATAAAACAGTGTTAGAATCATGTACCCTAAGGTGATCTAATGTTAATAAAAAGAGATCAAGACTTCACAAACCAGATCCAAAACGTGTCAAGTTTCTCGCCTGACCCGATGTGTGGCTTTTACCGTTCAGCCTCTGACTGTCATTGCCCTTCAGACCCATGGTGTCAGCCAGTCATTGGTCCATCCAGCTGCCCATTCCTCCCTTCCACTTTTGTCTAGAACAATCCGCCCAATCACCAGTAGTGATAGGCCAGCCCTCACTGTTAGGTtcctcctccaggctctctTTTACGACCACAAGAAGAGACTGGAAATCGAGGCGATCCTGTttaaaacattaattaatttACATTTAGTCATTCAGCTGATGTCTTCATCAGAAGAgactacattttacattttcctATTCAGGTGCTGAGTAAACTATGAATCAGCTTAATGACACTGAAACGTGTTTCCACTGGAATAGGATGATGTATTAATTATTGGCACTGGCATGCCTACAGAACCATAATGATGAACATTTTAATTGCCTTGAATTGAATTAAGTTTAAATTGATTCGGTAATAAagaaatttagcaagtaaaaaAATCAAATTTCTATTATAGGATACGGATATCATTGTGATGTATTGCATGTCTTTTTTTGAGACTTTATGATGAAAGTTGATATCTGTCTTTATGTTTCATGAATGGAAATCTAATCTAAACTGATTTAATGAAACAAAACTGTCAAGGTGGTATGTTTATCCAACCAATTCTTAAGCGATATTAACAACACAACACTCACTGTATCCGTGTTATGTTTTGAAACTGTCCGTTGCCTTTCAGGGATTTCTAACTCCGATCGCACATGGGAGTTGAGGCCGCAGGGCGACTCCGCCGACAGCAGCAGAACgggctcccctctcccctcctcttcatcaacctcctcctcttcgaccatctcctcctcttccacccagCTCCTGCCACCACCCCCGGACGACGGCTGCCACTCAGGCCCGAGCTCTTTGCCCGAACCCCAGCGTGCGGGCAAAGTGTTCTCTCAGGGTCACTCCGTCCTCTCCCAGATCATCAACTCCTCCCTGTCCAATGGGAAGCTGCCGAACCGACGTCGTGGAGACGCTTCCTTCTCGAAACCACACGGCGAAGAAGGCCACGAGGATGTCTCCCTTACCCATGAGCCATTGCTGGGGCCCAGGTGTCTGATTGGTGGGCAAGGTGGCATCCCCCCACACCCAGAGGTGTGGGGGGATGCGTTGCAGAGGAAGGGCATGACCACGTTCAAGGTGGTGCCCGCAAAGAAGCACCGCCTCTACGAGGTGGATCAGGGCCTGGTTGTCCCGGACGACCGGATATCGACCGCCAGATGGGACCCGGAGGACGGGGAGAGCCGGGCCGACGGTGACCCCCCAGGGagcccggagcaccggacctcTTCTCCGGCCGCCGGGGGTCCCGTGGCCGACGGGGGGGCCCGGGTCTCGCTGAGCGCAGACTCCGACGGGGTCCGGGGAGAGGTAGACGTCTCTCAGGCGGAGGTGGCCGGTCCCGCCCCGCAAGACTCTGGATCTCAAGACGGGAGCGCGGAGGTGGACCGGCCCGGTCCTGAACCCGAGACACGGGCtgtccaggtggaggaggacgaggtggtCCGCGACACGGAGGCCAAGGTGTCGGTCCacgaggcggtggtggtgaaaGACAAGGGGGTCCAAaaggaggagaaccaggaggagggggactacGACGAAGTCCCCGATGAAGACGACGAGCAtttccctccgcctcctccgcccgTTGCCTACGACGACCAGGACGGCGTGCCAGACGAACGATCCACCCTGCTCCGGTCGTCTTcggctcttcctccccctcccccaccctcctcttccacccAGACCCCTGGCGGTCCGGGGACCCCAACGAAGGACGCCTCGTCCCCCCTGAAGAGGGTGAGCACGGCCCCGTCCCGCTTCGCCCAGGCGGTGGCCCTGGCGGTGCAGAGGACGCGCTCGGCCCAGGTCCAGGGGCGTGGCTACGGGAGCCTGTTCAGGAGCCGCTCCGGAGCCAACCCAGTAAGGGGCCTCCGTTTTTATCGTTGGTTATGGAcggtttttttttatgtgttcaTAGCAATAAATATGAAGACTTTTTAAGATCGATATAAAGCACATGATGTTTTGAGTGTCCAACTGACTTTTCATTACGTTAATAGTTTGGTGGTAGAATATGTTGAGGTTGGTATTGGAGTAAAACTTCTTGGGGCATATTCTCTTTAAGTCAAAATTCACACTCTTGCAATAAGTCAATATCTTAATTTCATGACTTTACAACACCACTCAAAGATGGTATATCATTTGGAATGATTTAGCCTAGATATCTTATATATGGATTGagatagatttttttttcttttatatatatttatttttttatatcatataacagatctctctctttctctctctctctctctctctctctctctctcaggtgcccTCCTGGCTCCCCCAGTCTTCGGTCAACAGCGGCTCCTGCCCGGGGTGACCTGAAGTGGGCCACAGGTGGCCATGGAGACAGAGCCTCACCCGGTTAGCCTTGAGTGACTTCATTCAAAATGTCTGTcatctttgaaatgtttttccttttcttaacatttttagttttggcACGCTATGGATTGTCCCGTCCCGTGTTTGTGACTCTTGTTCACACGGGGAACGTAAACATTACTTTTTGTTATAGACATGACCAAAGGTATGGCACGCTAGAGGCTGAGCGCATAGCTTCCTGTTAGagcctcacttcctgtttgctcCTTTTACTTCCTGTTTCAGTTTCTCTTAAGAGAATGTATGCGTGACATGAAAGTatctattttgttttgtttcgggGGCTTTTCTTGTGTTTCAAGATAAACACAATGTGGACCTGAGGTCAAATGTTGCTTTCGACAATGTATTTGCTTTTTTTATGCTGTAAAATAGAGTGGAAGTGAACCTATGTTTAACATACAAGGCTATAAAATGCAAGTGTGTTTTCAGCCACTCGATGGCAGTGTTGGCTGCTGATGAACATGGGGCTCATGTGTTGTATGAAAGCTTCCAGAGACACTGGTTATGGCTTAATATATATAACGGCGTCTTTCAGTGTTGGCCTAAGTAAAGCATTATATGCAATGTGTAAAAAATGcactctaatttaatttcaaaGCACATTTCCATGTCCATGCAATATTGCAAAGAGATTTCACACATACAtattcatatataaatatagactaATAAACCTCATGGTGGATGTGAATAAATGTGATgatggcaaaaaaaataaataaaccaatatAACAACAATGAGCCAAGTTTGAAGTTTCGTCCGATTTTCCttctttatttataatattgtttCACACACTGGTGTGCGTCTAACTGACCGGAACACTTGAGGCGATGCTAGGGAAGTTGGCCTATTCGAGGGTGCCAAAAGAAATCTGCGGTATTATTTCTAGGTATTGATTTTCTGGCCCTGGCCTGGGAGCCACGGTGCGGAGCGCCGGTACGCGAGTCCAGAGCCAAAACCGCCCCTGGCTAAAACCCTGCTCGGCTTCCCGGGTGGGCAAGcttcaagtctctctctctctgtctctgtctctgtctcgctctctctccaatcctctctctcttttctctcccaatcctttctgtctctctatctctttctctctctctctctctctcggaagGGTGATGCGATGGAATGACGGGACGCAACCTCCGACCCCTGCTGTTGGGTTGCCACGGCGGCAGCCCTCCCCAGGAGGGGTCACCTGGACCTCAAGGGCACGCCGGTGTCATGCGGCTGTTGTCATGGAGAATGCCATTAGTGTCCCGAAGGGAGGAGAGctcccgagagagagagagagagagagagagagagctggaaggGAAGCTTGCACGCCCAGAAGGGAGATAAAGATGATCTTAATGTTAGTGGCAACTCTGgccttacgtgtgtgtgtgtgtgtgtgagagagatctCCACCGTATGCTGATTCAACACAACACGCGCAAAGGTAGCGTGTTTTCAACCTCCGGCCTGTCTTGGGACATCAGATTATCATTGGCCGAGTGATGAACCGTAGAGCAGCGTGTGCGACATTTAGATAATCAGACGCAATGTCATGGCTCGGATGTTAGATAGAGAGACctatagatggagagagagagacttgtagAAACATGCACACTgacaaagaaagacacacaaacctAAACTGTATATCAACACAAACAAGCCCAAGCTAAACCccaccacgcacacaaacgcacactacACACCGACGCacgatacacacatacacaaacctaaCCTGCATACCAACGCACACAGACCCAAGCtaaacaccatcacacacacgcaaacccacACTACACACCGACACCCACTCAcgtcacacacacttacacacacacacacacacctaacctgcataccaatacacacaaacccacacaagcccacactcacacccacgcacgctaaactgcacaccaacacacacaccaacccacaccAACCAACactacacaccaacacccatgcacgctacacacacacacacaaacccacactacacaccaacacacacactaacccacacTAACACCCCCGcaagctgaacacacacactcaccgacacgctcacgcacacaatGGAGCTGATCTGAAATCAATAGGCGCGCTAACCACCAGCTGGCCCCCACGGTGGTGGAGGTAATGCCCGTTAATCATGCATGTATTCCTGCGTGTTCCCCACCGACGGCGCACTCATGTGGCCCGCCATCCACCGCCGCTAGCTGGCGCTACGCTAACACGCCCGGGTCCCGCCCGCAGGCTGCTTGAGGTCATAAGGAACCGCGCTGAAACAAAaaagcacacgcgcacacacagacacacacacacacacacacagaaggcctGCAGGCACACGTTCCCCTgggggaacgtgtgtgtgtgtgtgtgtgtgtgtgtgtgtgtgtgtgtgtgtgttaaccgcGGGGCTCATGCTAACGTATGGTTGTTGTTTACATGATGACACCTCTCTGCGCCTCAGCTCCTCTGGAATAATCGATACGTgaatccacccccccccaacccccttacacacacacacacacacacacacacacacacacacacacacacacacaccattcttgCCCATTCACCTTGAGAACGCACTCGGCTGTGCAGGCCTATAAGCACatctccctccaccaccaccaacaacttcctccaccaaccccatcacCGCACACAGACTCCCCATAAAACAATGCCAGCGCCcgcgagagggaggagagagagggagagaaagagagagagagagaggggttgacCTCCGAACACACTTGCGTTCACACGATTCCCTATCTTGGCGCCAGTTTTGGGCGGAGTGGGAGGAACCACATTCAGCGCAGGCCGCGGTCGGTGCCGACACCACCGCAGCCTGCGCCAGAGCGCTATGGAGCGCTACGCGACGCAGAGCTGGGCTGCTTCCGGTCCAAAGGTCAAACGCGAGGGGGGAAGTGGCGTTCAGGCCAGGTCCGTCTCTGAACCTGGGTGACCCCTGCAGACGTGACCTCTGGTGGAGAGTGGAAGATGCGGGACTTGGGAGGATActcacgttgtttttttttcgttttcccAGGACTGGTTGTTTCCATGGTTCTGGCTGACCTACGACAACCAGTACaactttggttttgttttggtttgtgtgtgtgtgtgtgtgtgtgtgtgtgtgtgtgtgtgtgtgtgtgtgtgtgtgtgtgtgtgtgtgtgtgtgtgtgtgtgtgtgtgtgtgtgtgtgtgtgtgtgtgtttaacaaaggagaaaacacaacgagagtATTTGAATTGGCAATTGATAGATGGATGCAGTATTTCGTTCTATCTTCCCTTCGGTAGACAAAGAAATAAATGTTATGTTGGTGATGTCACCCAACAACAAAATATCACATTTCAACTGCATTTAGAGATAATGCAGTTTCATTATGGAAGAAAACACGTATTTTTCCTCTTCAAATGTTGACTGTAgccaattattattaaaaactcCCCATCAAACGTTGACTTCCCGAAAGAAAGGCATAGGTTACTCTCGAGTTGATGGTGCAGTACCGCTTCAGAACCAAGAGGGGGCAGAGCAATCACTGCTTTAGATTGGCGTTTCATTGGCGCATCACACGTAATGGGGGGATAAAGTTGAATTAAACAAAGATGTTTGATGTGACAATAATGTGACGTTATTGTTCATCATGACAGAAACGGTTGCTGTAACTGTTTGTCGCATTTATGTCAACTTgctttgtctgtccgtctagAAATACctcagtccgtctgtctgtgattCCCTGGCCTAGAATTAACTCTCAACCATCTGATATGGACGCATAGGCCACACCTTTTCTGTCCATTTCTTTTATAACATACATATTTCCGTCACAAACGTTTTTTTGATTTAAATTATATCATTGATACATttacataataatcataataaatattcatttattatacaattatttgTGACAACGCCGTCAACTCTCAACTCTCGCCGAGCACACGTGGGCCTACTAAACGTAACTCCACACGGTTATCTCTCCAATGCAAGGAGGTTATTTAAGTAATTTgcataaacaaaacaataagGTGCGTCTGGACCAATGGGCGAGCTGCTCCGCGCCTGTCCGCCGTTCATTGTCTTCAATTTGTAGCCTCTTTAATTTTTTCGTTTAATCTGAGATGTTTACATCCAATTCTATTCCCTCACAATTTCCCATCAACGTCGTACTTCTTTTGTAGCATGTTATGTTCACGTCGTCTCCAAGAAAGGATCCTTCAAAACGATTGTTTATTACCAAACAGGGCTGCGTGTTGGGTCTAATAGGCCTCTGGATGGAGCTGGTGGACTCGAAAAGTTTCtggtgcaaaaaaaaagaaaatgaaagtaaaatataaatataataataacaacaacagcagagtTGTAGgctattgtttttctttctttctttttttggtctGCCTGCCATTAATAATTCATTCGCTTTTCCTCgatgctaaaacaacaacaaacagaacaacAGCTCAGATAATGTATTCAGTCAAAAGCTCATTGTCTGGAGGGGGAGGACGTAGGGGGACAGTGAGATGTGCACTGGAGTGAGACGATACAGAGGCCCCCCGACAGGAGCCACACGGTGTCACAAAACAAACGccgagaggaaggggagaagaaaacaatatatagagagagagagagagaagaaagagaaaagagaaacatTGAGTTTTATATAAGTCATAAAAGCCCAATTACACGAATTAGAGCTTCCTCAAATGGAAGATTACGTGACTAATTTGTGAGTGCAATTTACTCAGGCTTATTATGgccattactgtgtgtgtgtgatacattaAGTCGTCTGTATTTTCAGGGTTTcggttctgcgtgtgtgtgtgcgtgtgtgttcacgtgaaggcccatttgtgtgtgtgtgctcatgtgcgcgcatgtgcgtatgcgtgtgtgtgtgtgtgtgtgtgtgtgtgtgtgtgtgtacgcgcatgtgtgtatgtgggtgtttgcccgcatgtgtgtatgtgtttgtgcgctcATGTGGGTGCGCATGTGGGTGACATTTAaggatacatacacacacaacacaagcacacacacacgtcggctACGTGGTGCCAATTCTGTTCACCGCCGTGTCTATTGACTCTGCTGACTCGCCTTAAATCTCTATCCctctgtcgcccccccccccccccccccccccccggctgtgGGGCCAGGGGCCCCTGAGCGGGCATCTGAACCGCTGCTCCTGCATTACGCCACCGCGGGGCCCCTGACTCATTCACTTCACACCCGTCAAGCAAAGGcaagggagaggaaggaaaagGACAATGCCAGCTGCAATTAGCCACCATTATTGGCTCCAATATGAGcccaccccacacacgcacatgcacacacacacacacacacacgcactaacacGTTTACACACCCTGGTCCGAGGTCATGTGACGATTAGTTTTTAGTTTTAATGGCGGTGGGTCCACAACTCGGCTATGAGGTCTTTCcattagagtgtgtgtgagagagagatagtgtgtgtgtgcatgggtttaatgagagagacagggagagagagagagagagagagagagagagagagatgtgtgcatgtgtaaaaatgtcatgttgtttgcccacacacacacatacatatacacaccccATGCACACACTTAGGTGAACATACACAGTTGACTTAATAAAGCATGATAAAGGATCAAACATTGGAATAAAGGCCCACATTTCTCCTCCATGGTTTTCTTGCTCCGTGTCTGGCAGACATTTCCCATTGATTTTTACATTTATATCTCTTGTATCAATAGCACAGCAGTCATATTTATAGACATTATGCTCCAGCCTATCAGCTATGTTCTCCTATAACTTAGTCTGTTAGCAAAAGCCCCGTAGCTAGCCAGTGAATAGGTcccataaatatatttattagcATTTTGCGTTTGCTTTCCCCGCCTTTTATTTCGTCTTTACTTCTTCCCCCGGTCCTTACGGTTACCGGTTACCCTCGGCTGTGTTCCTTCTCCaggttccctctctccctttgggTTAAGGTAGGTTTTCCTTTGCCCTTTATAGGGCTAAGGGATAGCGGTTATCTCAAATGTTGGGCTTGTGCTGCCcttgagactgtaactgtgattaagggctatacaaataaaaacatcttGATTATTGTCCTTACTTACTTTCTTCCACTTCGTGGCTATGCCAGACATTTAATTGATCGTGTCTTAATTGTATTTAATCTAATCCTGGCGCTAGGTGCTATGTTTCCTTTCTGAGCTCATTGAGTCAAAAAACACAGCTTTCATCTTGCTTTCCCTTCATTGTTGGGAGAAAGGCTGTATACCTTTCCAAGAGTTTGACAGATATTGTTTTTTTGAGAAAAATAAAGCTAAATAAATGGAAAGAAATaaactgaaaaaaatacaatggGTCATGGAGTTGTTTTATCTGCTGGAACCTTCTTCTTTTTCTCGTTCTGTGATGGTCGTAAAATTGTTTTTGTTCAACCTTGGGGGGGCTTCAGACACGACATTCTTAACGCGGTAGCAACAAGCTAgctaaaacaaatatatatatatatatatatatttatatatatatatatcagtgatATTTTGTAATGTTATCTGGAAGGGAGTGGAATGTATTGGGGGAGAGCCAGGCAGTTTTTTGGCGACTGAATACCCTCTTAGTCTCCacaagcaaaaaaataaataaagagtaTATGGGAGATGAGGTATTAAGATAAAcagatttgtttgtttttgggttCACCCGCAGCGTGTTAAGATGTTGAGTGCAAATACAGACCGTCAAGGAGGAAGTTTCAACTGGCACACTGCCAGGTTAAAGAAAGTAAATATTAAATCTAAAATATCTAGAATTATGAATATATTGGAGATTTTAGCAAAAAAGCGTACCACTGTTTATAGCAGACTCTATAGTCCTCATCGATATTATTTTCCAGTGATCTATCGCTCTATCGATCTTTCGTAtttgcatgtgcctgtgtgtgtctgtgtgaaaggAGGCATGAGAGAGATGTATGCTTGCATGCATATATgcacgcaagtgtgtgtgtgtgtgtgtgtgactcttcAACAAGACGAGCCCTTTACCTACAAAAGTTCAGATTCAAATGAAGACGTCTGTGAACTTTTTCCGCTGCAAGTCTCTTAGGATATTGTGTAAAGAAACCTATAGCACCAAACCCGACCCTCCGCTCAGACCGTAATATGAATTCATAGTATGATACCAGCGGTTTTATTAATTCAAGGCCACCGAGACGCGTGAATAATGCAACTTAATGAAATTTTTAGACAGACTAAAAGTCAGAGTGCTTCACTCATTAATTTTAAAAGCACACATACCATCAGTACCTTTGCGGTCTAATGATAAAATTCCTAAGCCGGGCTTGACGCTGTATAGTGAGGCCGTATGCATCCACTAGACATCCGATTGGGCAGAATAGCCGCATCCTTTGTCCTCGGGATTCGTTTTTTTTCAGAAGTTGCCATCATTAAAACACTCTTAGGCTAGACTTTTTAAGCAATAAAGTTTGCAATCAATCTTATTTTGTCTTTGCGAGCAACGTGCAGTGGAACAAGCTATTGTCCGACAAGAGAGACATCTTTTGTGAGTTTGGGATAACACATCGTAagttagtatttatttatcttttccaATATCCCCTCAGATTTTAATTTGAACTGAGACCGGCGTTTGCAAGCAAATTAATCTATCTCCCTGTGTTAAATATTCCCCATTGGCAACACTCTTTCTAGAATGATCCTTGTGCAGGAACAGCCTTCAGCCACTGGTATTAAGCACCAAAAAGAAGGGCACATTCTCTAAATAGCTCCAGAGTTACCAACGTTTTTAATTGAATAATGCTCTTCCTTTCACATTTCatggcatttattttttttcgagCAGATTTCTCCCCCGAGTGTGACAGCGAACATTCAGCTCAGCCGATCTGGGCGGTCGTTGTGACAGGCTTTTCTATGGAACGGTTTGTATAGTTTTGTAAATCCCCCTTCATGCATTCCTTTTTTTCTGTGGCAGTCATTAATGTTTTCCTTCTGAAACCCCTCTTGGGCCAGCTTGGATCCAATACATGTTTACAGAGGAAGGAATTatctcccagcatgcaacacacaacacatctcCGCGCCGGGGTCATCGTACCGAACGAGGCGTGTCTTTTAGTGCCGCGGTTTCCTggcctgttgcacattgagtcgGGGGCCACAATGAAGGGCTCCTACGggggccccccacccccccatctaGAATAGGGGGAGGGGCCGGTCGGAAGGCCGAGAGCCACTCAGGCGCCTGTGGTTTTTCTCATTCCCCTCCCCTGTGCTCGCCATTACAGCACGCTGCCCAGCGGGGCGCTATTCAACGTGGGGCTGAAAGGCCCCCGTGAACTCTGGCCTCCCACAGGAGATTGGATATCTCCCGCCAAaccccacacccctcccccccttcctcccacacacacacacacacatacacacacacagtccggTCGCCGTGGTAATGtagcaggagagagcagcagtctcgtgtgtgtctttggagtTTAAGGCCGGAGATACAGGTgattgctttatttatttatttattttaagggGAGGGGatgatattaaataaaaaaccaAAAGACCGGCggttaaatatttaaatgatgCATAGAGGGCCGGGAAGTTGTCACTTAACTGATAAAAACTGTGAAGATGACCGTTATCTTCGAATGTGTTTGTGAGGGTAGACCCCTTGAGATGAATCTTCTCGTGAGGAGGTCCCAACATACATCAGAATCAATACACAACAAAGTAAGAGCAACCAAATGATTTGACAACATTAACAACTACTTACT from Gadus macrocephalus chromosome 4, ASM3116895v1 includes these protein-coding regions:
- the cobll1a gene encoding cordon-bleu protein-like 1 isoform X1, which translates into the protein MEDQGDPVERDHDLSVVLPSGLERTVTVHGSKPVIDLLVTLCAKYHLNPSDHTVEILSHNKNNVCFKPSSLIGLLEADTIVLKPKVSEDKARRPYTPEATVRLLVNYRKSHKTVVRVSPRVPLEDLVSAISQKCEFQPASTALLRDSLTQEPLDLMKSLNDLGIRELFAKDTAAAAEASLEVLHASETPKTDPPTVVDMFDTGCGEGQQPSRNEKKRGGNIGFLSLFRRKKDKDGRVYMPVSQDLQEAPSVRASTLGLCSPDPSTPCTTKKRPAPRPPIVASRSVPDNISGLRVTEPQSSANTTLRRTKRKAPLPPCAGSHASLPADTEGSAGISNSDRTWELRPQGDSADSSRTGSPLPSSSSTSSSSTISSSSTQLLPPPPDDGCHSGPSSLPEPQRAGKVFSQGHSVLSQIINSSLSNGKLPNRRRGDASFSKPHGEEGHEDVSLTHEPLLGPRCLIGGQGGIPPHPEVWGDALQRKGMTTFKVVPAKKHRLYEVDQGLVVPDDRISTARWDPEDGESRADGDPPGSPEHRTSSPAAGGPVADGGARVSLSADSDGVRGEVDVSQAEVAGPAPQDSGSQDGSAEVDRPGPEPETRAVQVEEDEVVRDTEAKVSVHEAVVVKDKGVQKEENQEEGDYDEVPDEDDEHFPPPPPPVAYDDQDGVPDERSTLLRSSSALPPPPPPSSSTQTPGGPGTPTKDASSPLKRVSTAPSRFAQAVALAVQRTRSAQVQGRGYGSLFRSRSGANPVPSWLPQSSVNSGSCPG
- the cobll1a gene encoding cordon-bleu protein-like 1 isoform X3; the protein is MEDQGDPVERDHDLSVVLPSGLERTVTVHGSKPVIDLLVTLCAKYHLNPSDHTVEILSHNKNNVCFKPSSLIGLLEADTIVLKPKVSEDKARRPYTPEATVRLLVNYRKSHKTVVRVSPRVPLEDLVSAISQKCEFQPASTALLRDSLTQEPLDLMKSLNDLGIRELFAKDTAAAAEASLEVLHASETPKTDPPTGCGEGQQPSRNEKKRGGNIGFLSLFRRKKDKDGRVYMPVSQDLQEAPSVRASTLGLCSPDPSTPCTTKKRPAPRPPIVASRSVPDNISGLRVTEPQSSANTTLRRTKRKAPLPPCAGSHASLPADTEGSAGISNSDRTWELRPQGDSADSSRTGSPLPSSSSTSSSSTISSSSTQLLPPPPDDGCHSGPSSLPEPQRAGKVFSQGHSVLSQIINSSLSNGKLPNRRRGDASFSKPHGEEGHEDVSLTHEPLLGPRCLIGGQGGIPPHPEVWGDALQRKGMTTFKVVPAKKHRLYEVDQGLVVPDDRISTARWDPEDGESRADGDPPGSPEHRTSSPAAGGPVADGGARVSLSADSDGVRGEVDVSQAEVAGPAPQDSGSQDGSAEVDRPGPEPETRAVQVEEDEVVRDTEAKVSVHEAVVVKDKGVQKEENQEEGDYDEVPDEDDEHFPPPPPPVAYDDQDGVPDERSTLLRSSSALPPPPPPSSSTQTPGGPGTPTKDASSPLKRVSTAPSRFAQAVALAVQRTRSAQVQGRGYGSLFRSRSGANPVPSWLPQSSVNSGSCPG
- the cobll1a gene encoding cordon-bleu protein-like 1 isoform X2, which translates into the protein MEDQGDPVERDHDLSVVLPSGLERTVTVHGSKPVIDLLVTLCAKYHLNPSDHTVEILSHNKNNVCFKPSSLIGLLEADTIVLKPKVSEDKARRPYTPEATVRLLVNYRKSHKTVVRVSPRVPLEDLVSAISQKCEFQPASTALLRDSLTQEPLDLMKSLNDLGIRELFAKDTAAAEASLEVLHASETPKTDPPTVVDMFDTGCGEGQQPSRNEKKRGGNIGFLSLFRRKKDKDGRVYMPVSQDLQEAPSVRASTLGLCSPDPSTPCTTKKRPAPRPPIVASRSVPDNISGLRVTEPQSSANTTLRRTKRKAPLPPCAGSHASLPADTEGSAGISNSDRTWELRPQGDSADSSRTGSPLPSSSSTSSSSTISSSSTQLLPPPPDDGCHSGPSSLPEPQRAGKVFSQGHSVLSQIINSSLSNGKLPNRRRGDASFSKPHGEEGHEDVSLTHEPLLGPRCLIGGQGGIPPHPEVWGDALQRKGMTTFKVVPAKKHRLYEVDQGLVVPDDRISTARWDPEDGESRADGDPPGSPEHRTSSPAAGGPVADGGARVSLSADSDGVRGEVDVSQAEVAGPAPQDSGSQDGSAEVDRPGPEPETRAVQVEEDEVVRDTEAKVSVHEAVVVKDKGVQKEENQEEGDYDEVPDEDDEHFPPPPPPVAYDDQDGVPDERSTLLRSSSALPPPPPPSSSTQTPGGPGTPTKDASSPLKRVSTAPSRFAQAVALAVQRTRSAQVQGRGYGSLFRSRSGANPVPSWLPQSSVNSGSCPG